A genomic window from Algoriphagus sp. Y33 includes:
- the secE gene encoding preprotein translocase subunit SecE encodes MNLKNFVLESYDEMKNKVTWPKFSFLQNSAVLVLVASLIFALFIGVVDLGFENIMTWFYDLF; translated from the coding sequence ATGAATCTAAAAAACTTTGTCCTGGAATCATATGATGAAATGAAGAATAAGGTCACTTGGCCAAAATTCTCTTTTCTTCAAAACAGTGCAGTATTGGTGTTGGTCGCTTCCTTGATCTTTGCCCTATTTATAGGGGTGGTGGATCTGGGATTTGAAAACATCATGACATGGTTTTATGATTTATTCTAA